The following proteins come from a genomic window of Paenibacillus swuensis:
- a CDS encoding cysteine protease StiP family protein — protein MAGLRRVLASLGISRIYIINCGVKRLAAPEPIGSYPSDDVTFLLKDLSSIDLERPTENRERAIQAGVHYSEMLPMEFQPTAEYLRIFHETLHASGMKVAKDAGTVAELIAARRGEKIVLVSLARAGTPIGVLIKRYLKQTYGWDIPHYSISILRGKGMDENALLYIHQNHPGAQVQFVDGWTGKGAITRELKNACERMNLRYGVELSPDLAVLADPGHCSATFGTREDYLIPSACLNSTVSGLVSRTVLRDDLIGPSDFHGAKYYKEWQDHDVSNLFVDTIAGHFLGVTEAAKAEAEKRLKAEAAMPWNEMVDGDSAVTWQGMEDIIRIQQQYVMDNINRIKPGVGETTRVLLRRVPWKILVDRLDNPELKSILQLAKERHVPVEVYPEMTYACCGLIQGMGGGAE, from the coding sequence ATGGCGGGTTTGAGGAGAGTCTTGGCATCCCTGGGCATTTCGCGAATCTATATCATTAACTGCGGTGTTAAGCGGTTAGCCGCGCCGGAGCCAATCGGGAGTTATCCTTCAGACGATGTAACTTTTCTGCTGAAAGATTTAAGTTCCATCGATTTGGAACGGCCGACTGAGAACCGCGAACGTGCGATTCAGGCAGGTGTTCATTATTCCGAAATGCTGCCGATGGAATTTCAGCCTACCGCGGAGTATCTGCGAATTTTCCACGAGACGCTTCACGCGTCAGGAATGAAGGTCGCGAAGGATGCGGGAACGGTTGCGGAGCTGATTGCCGCGCGTCGGGGAGAGAAGATCGTACTGGTATCCCTGGCCCGCGCGGGTACGCCGATCGGGGTTCTGATCAAGAGATACCTGAAGCAAACCTACGGATGGGACATTCCCCATTACAGCATTTCGATTCTTCGGGGCAAAGGAATGGATGAGAACGCACTGCTCTATATTCATCAGAATCATCCTGGAGCTCAAGTGCAATTCGTGGACGGCTGGACCGGGAAAGGCGCCATCACACGGGAATTAAAGAACGCTTGTGAGCGAATGAACCTTCGCTATGGTGTCGAGCTGAGTCCGGATTTGGCAGTTCTGGCGGATCCGGGGCACTGTTCTGCCACCTTCGGGACCAGGGAAGATTATCTCATTCCCAGCGCCTGCCTGAATTCGACCGTGTCGGGCTTGGTCAGCAGAACGGTGTTGCGAGACGATTTGATCGGACCGTCTGATTTTCACGGGGCCAAATATTACAAGGAATGGCAGGATCACGATGTATCCAACCTCTTTGTGGATACGATTGCCGGTCATTTTCTCGGCGTGACGGAGGCCGCAAAGGCCGAAGCGGAGAAGCGGTTAAAGGCTGAAGCTGCGATGCCATGGAATGAAATGGTCGATGGTGATTCGGCTGTGACTTGGCAAGGGATGGAGGATATCATCCGAATTCAGCAGCAGTACGTCATGGATAACATCAACCGGATTAAACCCGGTGTGGGCGAGACAACTCGAGTCCTTTTGCGCCGGGTACCTTGGAAGATTCTTGTGGATCGACTGGACAACCCGGAGCTGAAATCCATTCTGCAGTTGGCTAAAGAGCGGCATGTGCCGGTCGAGGTTTACCCCGAAATGACCTATGCCTGTTGCGGACTGATTCAAGGGATGGGAGGCGGGGCGGAATGA
- a CDS encoding HAD family hydrolase produces the protein MIFASDLDQTLIYSVRSKGDTPLESMVPVELYEGRHISYMTPGAIEKLHLLKQWAHFVPVTTRTPEQYLRIFGIRERFQPAYVIVSNGGTVLHEGTPDRVWNEMIRKAVGNDCAHASEIQELFQQIAEPHWVKSSTLCDELFYSIVVERDQVPASMDEWKKQLTTLGWSYSLQGRKIYLVPERVSKGAALAYVKEKLGSTYVMAAGDSLLDESLLLVADQAIAPAHGELRRAYAAHSHIQFTQQAGAAASEELLDRFIQEAERRAVYIR, from the coding sequence ATGATTTTTGCCAGTGATTTGGATCAGACTCTGATTTATTCCGTTCGCTCCAAAGGAGACACGCCGCTGGAATCGATGGTTCCCGTTGAACTGTATGAGGGCAGGCACATTTCCTATATGACGCCGGGAGCAATTGAGAAGCTTCATCTGTTGAAGCAGTGGGCTCATTTTGTCCCGGTTACGACGAGAACGCCTGAGCAATATCTGCGGATTTTCGGCATTCGGGAACGGTTCCAGCCCGCGTATGTGATTGTCAGCAACGGGGGAACGGTTCTTCATGAAGGAACGCCGGACAGAGTATGGAACGAGATGATTAGAAAGGCGGTAGGGAACGATTGCGCGCATGCTTCCGAGATTCAGGAGCTCTTTCAACAAATTGCGGAGCCCCATTGGGTGAAATCTTCAACGCTTTGTGACGAACTGTTCTATTCAATTGTGGTAGAACGGGATCAGGTACCGGCGTCGATGGATGAATGGAAGAAGCAACTGACAACGCTCGGTTGGAGCTACTCTCTTCAAGGCCGCAAGATTTATCTGGTACCGGAGCGGGTGAGTAAAGGGGCGGCTCTAGCCTATGTGAAAGAAAAGCTGGGTTCAACCTATGTGATGGCGGCCGGAGACAGTCTGCTCGATGAAAGCTTGCTATTGGTGGCTGATCAGGCTATAGCGCCGGCGCATGGGGAGTTAAGAAGAGCGTATGCGGCTCACAGCCACATTCAATTTACGCAACAAGCGGGGGCCGCGGCTTCCGAAGAGCTGTTAGACCGGTTCATCCAAGAGGCCGAGCGCCGGGCAGTATACATTCGATAA
- a CDS encoding ATP-grasp domain-containing protein — MNRWFSTAYHYINMIRDNPDGESFEFYGTHPNPQHMSLMASDHAETEPDLTGRAYAEFCAEFCKRHEIDLFIPRLHMEEIARHASLFDAIGTKLLVCRDLDLLDAMVEKDKFYEMLQGRDLVTIPDYEVVTTAEAFKSAYEKLTARGHKVCFKPTKSEGGMGFRIINDEIDPLEELYGYVTLSTTFERAHEAFSAVERFEDIMVMELLEGTEYSIDCLATAEGELITAVPRRKSEGRIYLLEENQELLELSRRIANTLRIPYAFNIQVRYNHGVPKLLEINPRMSGGLYITCLSSVNLPYLAVRAALGMPITPPEPKFGITASYIEQAVQINQD; from the coding sequence ATGAACCGTTGGTTTTCCACAGCTTATCATTATATTAATATGATCCGGGACAACCCCGATGGTGAGTCCTTCGAGTTCTACGGAACGCATCCGAATCCGCAGCATATGTCTCTGATGGCGTCGGACCATGCGGAGACGGAGCCTGATTTGACAGGAAGGGCTTACGCGGAGTTTTGCGCGGAGTTCTGCAAGCGGCATGAGATCGACCTCTTTATTCCGAGACTGCATATGGAGGAGATTGCCCGTCACGCCTCATTGTTCGACGCGATCGGGACGAAGCTTCTGGTGTGCCGGGATTTGGACCTCCTGGACGCCATGGTCGAGAAAGACAAGTTCTATGAGATGCTGCAAGGCCGCGACCTGGTGACAATACCGGATTATGAGGTGGTCACGACCGCGGAAGCGTTTAAGTCGGCTTATGAGAAGCTGACGGCCAGAGGGCATAAGGTATGCTTTAAACCTACGAAGTCCGAGGGCGGTATGGGCTTTCGAATCATTAACGATGAGATTGATCCCCTGGAGGAGTTGTACGGTTATGTGACGTTATCAACTACCTTTGAGCGAGCGCATGAGGCATTTTCCGCCGTGGAGCGCTTTGAGGACATCATGGTGATGGAGCTGCTTGAGGGCACGGAATACAGCATCGATTGCCTCGCAACCGCGGAGGGAGAGCTGATTACCGCTGTGCCGCGCCGGAAGTCGGAGGGGCGCATCTATCTTTTGGAAGAGAATCAGGAATTGCTGGAGCTTTCCCGACGTATTGCCAACACCTTGCGTATCCCTTATGCTTTCAATATACAAGTACGATATAATCATGGTGTTCCGAAGTTACTTGAAATTAACCCGCGGATGTCCGGGGGACTTTACATCACTTGTCTATCCAGTGTTAATTTGCCTTACCTGGCGGTTCGCGCCGCTCTGGGAATGCCTATTACGCCGCCTGAACCGAAGTTCGGCATCACGGCAAGTTATATTGAACAAGCTGTACAGATCAACCAGGATTGA
- a CDS encoding toxic anion resistance protein yields the protein MAQPITQIKNEDLQKLEQEAQLTIQKVASTDVLQLDTLMDEIAKRGQKTLERSGQTLAMLERPLNDLMSGKRGEVATNMLKLRTEVEELSRSKQLSFAQKLLRKTPIKQYVYKYQSAKTNVGVIINSLRHGKENLEENVVLMRNLKRSSLENVYDLQLLIEYGNRLKALFEEEIAKPENESRKIYLERGLRKVVTKLQTYTEMIMLYQQAIAGTDIINDTNDKLMDAVDSAIDKTQHLMSVSVLIAQAIDDQLKVIDAVNSTNEMIGKQFAENARLLNESTDKASQALMKPAMSMEMVDRAMSDLFSAMDKYENSNRQIIQTVSDQTVKMTQINQKIGDRLGIKPGSAPTVEAPTSAKGFLE from the coding sequence ATGGCACAACCGATCACGCAAATCAAGAATGAAGATCTGCAGAAGCTGGAGCAGGAAGCGCAGCTGACGATTCAGAAAGTGGCCTCAACCGATGTCCTGCAACTGGACACGCTGATGGATGAGATCGCGAAGCGGGGGCAGAAGACGCTGGAACGTTCAGGGCAGACGCTGGCGATGCTGGAGCGGCCGTTGAATGACCTGATGTCGGGCAAAAGAGGCGAAGTCGCCACCAACATGCTGAAGCTGCGCACTGAAGTGGAAGAACTCAGCCGCAGTAAGCAGTTATCGTTCGCTCAGAAGTTGCTGCGCAAAACCCCCATTAAACAATACGTCTACAAGTATCAGTCCGCCAAAACAAATGTCGGTGTCATCATCAACTCCCTGCGCCACGGCAAGGAGAACCTTGAAGAGAATGTCGTGCTCATGCGCAATCTGAAGCGCAGCAGTTTAGAGAATGTGTATGATCTGCAGCTCTTGATTGAGTACGGGAACCGTTTGAAAGCGTTGTTCGAGGAAGAGATCGCCAAGCCGGAGAACGAGTCGCGTAAAATTTACCTGGAACGCGGATTGCGCAAAGTGGTGACCAAGCTGCAAACTTACACCGAGATGATCATGCTCTACCAGCAGGCCATTGCCGGAACCGATATTATTAATGACACGAATGATAAATTAATGGATGCCGTCGACAGCGCGATCGATAAGACGCAGCATCTCATGAGTGTATCTGTGTTGATCGCCCAAGCAATTGATGATCAGCTGAAGGTGATTGATGCCGTTAACTCTACCAATGAGATGATCGGCAAGCAGTTCGCGGAGAATGCCCGTCTGTTGAACGAATCCACGGACAAGGCGTCGCAGGCGCTGATGAAACCGGCGATGAGCATGGAGATGGTGGACCGGGCGATGTCCGATCTGTTCTCCGCGATGGATAAGTACGAGAATTCGAATCGTCAGATTATCCAGACGGTATCGGATCAGACGGTGAAAATGACGCAGATTAACCAGAAGATCGGCGATCGGCTGGGCATCAAGCCGGGCAGCGCGCCTACGGTTGAAGCGCCAACCTCCGCCAAAGGATTCCTGGAATAG
- a CDS encoding cold-shock protein, whose amino-acid sequence MEQGTVKWFNAEKGFGFIEVEGGNDVFVHFSAIVGDGFKSLDEGQRVEFNVVQGNRGPQAENVVKL is encoded by the coding sequence ATGGAACAAGGAACAGTAAAATGGTTTAACGCAGAAAAAGGATTTGGCTTTATCGAAGTTGAAGGCGGCAACGATGTATTCGTACATTTCTCCGCAATCGTAGGCGACGGTTTCAAATCTTTGGACGAAGGCCAACGCGTTGAGTTCAACGTAGTACAAGGCAACCGCGGTCCTCAAGCTGAGAACGTAGTAAAACTTTAA
- a CDS encoding cold-shock protein — translation MYNSRKKPMEEIPEEMTAVWSCSNENCNCWMRDNFALDTQPDCPQCQSAMVKGEKKLAVVANTSFNHNKSV, via the coding sequence ATGTACAATTCGCGGAAAAAACCAATGGAAGAAATTCCAGAAGAAATGACAGCCGTATGGTCTTGCTCAAACGAAAATTGTAATTGTTGGATGAGAGACAATTTTGCTTTAGACACACAGCCAGATTGCCCTCAGTGTCAGTCCGCGATGGTTAAAGGCGAAAAAAAATTAGCCGTTGTCGCCAATACCAGTTTTAATCATAACAAAAGTGTTTAA
- a CDS encoding BtaManbiosPhlase, translated as MEVYRYEKNPLITPMDVTPHKEGFEVIGAFNAGIASYNGEVIMLLRVAERPISPDPACVLAPVYNVEQRDLTLIELRLDDERYDFSDPRVIRNKTQTGSFQYLTSISYLRIARSRDGHNFTVDADPFLYPSESLETFGIEDPRITQIGDTYYIYYSAVSPVGIGESMVSTTDFVEVTRHGMIFGPDNKDVLIFPEKVNGKYYALHRPTTKSTGNPEMWIAESDNLLYWGNHKHLIGLRAGMWDCGRMGGGCVPIKTERGWLELYHGATPEHRYCMGAVLLDLDDPSKVLARSRNPILEPEAAYEKQGFFGDVVFACGTLVEGDVVKMYYGVADTSMAACELSLLAILDSLETV; from the coding sequence ATTGAAGTTTACCGATACGAAAAAAATCCGCTGATTACCCCTATGGATGTCACGCCGCACAAGGAAGGTTTCGAGGTTATTGGCGCTTTCAACGCAGGCATTGCCTCTTACAACGGCGAAGTCATTATGCTGCTTCGTGTGGCGGAGCGGCCGATCAGCCCGGACCCTGCCTGTGTACTGGCACCGGTATATAATGTGGAGCAGCGAGATTTAACATTGATAGAGTTACGATTGGATGATGAAAGATATGATTTCTCCGACCCCCGTGTCATACGAAATAAAACGCAAACCGGTTCTTTTCAATATTTAACTTCCATCTCTTATTTACGCATTGCCCGCTCGCGGGACGGTCACAACTTCACGGTGGATGCCGATCCTTTCTTGTATCCTTCCGAATCCCTGGAAACGTTCGGCATTGAGGATCCGCGGATCACGCAAATCGGCGATACGTATTATATTTACTACTCGGCGGTGTCCCCTGTCGGCATTGGCGAATCGATGGTATCCACGACGGATTTCGTGGAGGTTACGCGTCATGGCATGATTTTTGGGCCGGATAATAAGGATGTGTTGATTTTTCCGGAGAAAGTGAACGGCAAATATTACGCGCTTCATCGCCCTACAACGAAAAGCACCGGTAATCCCGAAATGTGGATTGCGGAGTCTGACAATCTGTTGTACTGGGGAAACCATAAGCACCTCATCGGCTTGCGGGCGGGGATGTGGGACTGCGGCCGGATGGGCGGCGGCTGCGTGCCGATCAAGACAGAGCGCGGCTGGCTGGAGCTGTACCACGGCGCAACGCCGGAGCATCGCTATTGCATGGGCGCGGTACTTCTCGACTTGGACGACCCGTCCAAGGTGCTCGCGCGCTCCCGCAATCCGATCCTGGAGCCGGAAGCCGCGTATGAGAAGCAAGGCTTCTTCGGCGACGTGGTGTTCGCCTGCGGAACGCTGGTCGAAGGCGATGTTGTGAAGATGTATTATGGCGTAGCCGATACATCCATGGCGGCTTGCGAGCTGAGCCTGCTAGCTATTCTCGACAGCTTAGAGACGGTATAA